A part of Acropora palmata chromosome 6, jaAcrPala1.3, whole genome shotgun sequence genomic DNA contains:
- the LOC141884707 gene encoding presequence protease, mitochondrial-like — protein sequence MWRANCSLISRQWNRLISRQRDVSRRYLSVITEEKKPNCLEAASHFKPGDRIHGYTVNKVLSVPELFLVSVQLTHDNTGAQHLHISRDDSNNVFCVGFRTTPMDSTGVSHILEHTVLCGSRRFPVRDPFFKMLNRSLSTFMNAFTASDFTMYPFATQNAKDFENLLSVYLDAAFFPQLREQDFRQEGWRLEPEDLSDPTSHIIFKGVVFNEMKGAMSSAESLFLQHAQKNLLPSHTYSNNSGGDPLCIPDLTWQQLKDFHSSHYHPSNSRFYTYGDLPLECHLEQIENKVLCHFDKISVSTGIPPEPRWSQPRETFVTCPVDPMAPNPDKQSAVGLHYLTGSNTTDAFENLAMVILSSLLVSGPNSPFYQSLIEPNIGSDYCAGVGYDNNTRDASFTVGLQGIKKEDYPVVVETIHKTFDKVIEEGFPPERIEAALHTIELGTKHQSSNFGLGLIMSIASMWNHDADPSDFLPINDRVQLFKEKLASGPFLQDKVKECFKDNPHCLTLVMSPDPEYEKDLSRKEEEKLRNKVNVLSEEDKTIIYNKGLELAEKQNTPEDLSCLPKMMLSDIDPSLKPVSLEHYISAGVPVQYCEQPTNGITYFRAISSISDIPEDLRIYLPLFCYILTRMGAGNLDHRELHQLMKLRTGAMSLSTHVTNHHSEMNAFEQGLEFSSHCLDKNLPHMFYLWGEIFARPNLSDSNLLRTLVNLLASDLAMSISQSGHLYATMMACSSLSPASQIVEQFGGISQVLFMKSLAEMEDLTSVVEKLGTIAVEVLEGTQFRCSVNSTAEGREAVETALEGFCDSLPSSRLEESSHVKIPDYKAEGVKTHFQVPFPVNYISRCLLTVPYTHQDFAKLRILANLMSAKFLHREIREKGGAYGSGAKISGGIFSFYSYRDPHFQETLSAFENSIQWAAEGKFTDQDIEEAKITCLAQIGRPVSPGNQGMVYFTQGLTDEMRQTQKDRLFSVTREDLIHVARTYLANQSIANSIAVLGPENKMTANDSSWIVRRENLS from the exons ATGTGGAGAGCCAACTGCTCTCTCATATCACGGCAATGGAATCGTTTAATATCACGACAACG GGATGTTTCCAGACGCTATCTCTCTGTGAtcacagaagaaaagaagCCAAATTGTTTGGAAGCTGCCA gtcatttcaagCCAGGAGACAGAATTCATGGCTATACTGTGAATAAG GTTTTATCTGTCCCTGAGCTGTTCCTAGTTTCTGTTCAACTAACTCATGACAATACAGGAGCGCAACATTTACACATATCCAGAGATGATTCCAACAATGTTTTCTG TGTTGGATTTCGTACAACTCCTATGGACAGCACCGGTGTGTCACACATTCTAGAACACACTGTCCTTTGTGGCTCACGAAGATTCCCTGTCCGAGACCCTTTCTTTAAGATGCTGAATCGATCTCTTTCCACCTTCATGAATGCTTTTACAG CCAGTGATTTTACCATGTATCCTTTTGCAACACAAAATGCCAAAGACTTTGAAAACTTGCTCTCTGTTTATTTGGATGCTGCCTTCTTCCCACAACTCAGAGAACAAGATTTTAG GCAGGAAGGTTGGCGTTTGGAACCTGAGGACCTCTCTGACCCTACCTCTCATATCATTTTCAAAGGAGTAGtattcaatgaaatgaaaggtGCTATG TCCAGTGCAGAGTCACTATTTCTTCAGCATGCTCAGAAGAACTTGCTACCCAGTCATACATATAGTAATAACAGTGGCGGAGATCCACTTTGTATCCCTGACCTCACG TGGCAGCAGTTGAAGGATTTTCATTCCTCACATTATCATCCAAGTAACTCAAG ATTTTACACTTATGGAGATCTGCCACTTGAATGTCACTTggaacaaattgaaaacaaggttTTGTGCCACTTTGACAAGATTTCTGTGTCAACTGGTATTCCTCCAGAACCTCGCTGGTCACAACCT AGAGAGACTTTTGTAACTTGTCCTGTGGATCCAATGGCACCTAACCCTGACAAGCAAAGTGCAGTTGGGTTGCATTATTTGACAGGGAG CAACACCACAGATGCTTTTGAGAATCTTGCCATGGTAATCCTTTCATCTCTGCTCGTCAGTGGACCCAACTCACCATTTTACCAGTCTCTCATAGAACCTAACATTGGCTCTGATTACTGTGCTGGTGTAGG TTATGATAACAATACAAGAGATGCTTCTTTCACTGTTGGCCTGCAAGGAATCAAGAAGGAAGACTATCCAGTGGTTGTGGAAACCATCCATAAAACATTTGACAAGGTTATAGA GGAAGGTTTTCCACCTGAAAGAATAGAAGCGGCTTTACATACTATTGAACTGGGCACCAAACACCAAAGCAGTAATTTTGGACTTGGATTGATTATG agtATAGCATCCATGTGGAATCACGACGCAGATCCCTCGGATTTTCTTCCAATCAACGATCGGGTGCAACTATTTAAG GAAAAACTTGCCAGTGGCCCATTCCTTCAAGACAAAGTCAAAGAGTGTTTCAAGGACAACCCTCATTGCCTGACTCTGGTGATGAGTCCTGAT CCAGAATATGAAAAAGACTTGAGTAGAAAGGAGGAAGAGAAGTTAAGAAACAAAGTGAACGTGTTGTCTGAAGAAGATAAAACCATCATTTACAACAAAG GTCTTGAACTGGCTGAGAAGCAAAATACTCCGGAGGATTTGTCCTGCCTTCCAAAGATGATGCTCTCCG ACATTGATCCTTCCTTGAAGCCAGTGAGTTTGGAGCACTATATTTCAG CTGGTGTTCCTGTGCAATACTGTGAACAGCCTACCAATGGTATAACGTATTTCCGAGCCATTTCCAGCATCAGTGATATTCCTGAAGACCTGAGAATTTACCTGCCTCTTTTCTGTTACATCCTCACCAG gatGGGTGCTGGAAATCTTGATCATCGAGAATTGCATCAGTTAATGAAACTGAGGACAGGAGCCATGTCACTGTCTACTCATGTCACAAATCACCACAGTGAAATGAATGCATTCGAACAG ggtCTTGAATTTTCCTCTCACTGCCTTGACAAGAACCTTCCTCATATGTTTTACTTGTGGGGTGAGATATTTGCCAG ACCTAATCTCAGTGATTCGAATCTCCTTCGTACACTGGTGAACTTGCTGGCTTCAGATCTTGCCATGTCAATCAGTCAGTCAGGGCACCTGTATGCAACGATGATGGCATGTAGTTCTTTGTCTCCCGCATCTCAAATTGTTGAACAATTCGGTGGAATCTCGCAG GTCTTGTTCATGAAAAGCTTAGCTGAAATGGAAGATTTGACCTCAGTGGTTGAGAAACTCGGCACCATAGCAGTGGAAGTGCTGGAAGGAACTCAATTCAG GTGCTCTGTGAACTCTACAGCTGAAGGCCGTGAGGCGGTGGAAACTGCCCTGGAGGGCTTTTGTGATTCTCTGCCCAGCAGCCGTTTGGAGGAGTCATCTCATGTAAAG ATACCCGACTACAAGGCTGAAGGTGTCAAGACACACTTTCAGGTGCCTTTTCCCGTAAATTACATCAGCAGATGCCTTCTCACTGTGCCCTACACTCACCAAGACTTTGCCAA GTTGCGAATCCTGGCCAACTTGATGTCGGCGAAATTTCTGCACCGTGAAATCAG AGAGAAAGGTGGAGCTTACGGTAGTGGTGCAAAAATAAGCGGCGGTATCTTTAGTTTTTATTCTTACAG aGATCCCCATTTCCAGGAAACTTTGTCAGCGTTTGAGAATTCCATTCAGTGGGCTGCTGAGGGAAAGTTTACGGACCAAGACATTGAGGAGGCTAAGATAACTTGTTTAGCACAA ATTGGCAGACCAGTGTCGCCCGGTAATCAAGGAATGGTGTACTTCACTCAAGGTTTAACCGATGAGATGCGCCAAACACAGAAAGATCGCCTGTTCAGTGTGACCAGGGAGGACCTCATTCACGTGGCTCGCAC GTACCTGGCCAATCAAAGTATCGCAAACTCAATTGCTGTGCTCGGACCTGAGAACAAAATGACTGCCAATGATAGCTCATGGATAGTGAGAAGAGAGAACCTGAGTTAA